From a single Micromonospora pallida genomic region:
- the mads8 gene encoding methylation-associated defense system ATP-binding protein MAD8, whose amino-acid sequence MSTGLRELTEDDLDNALERLLAPRLVDMLRHRAPGHCMRNTDLDVALASRLCDGVRRALGPDGQVYVLAGADSAASDNAVTSTKLIELRNPDVHGDPRPPLLVFVPPGTRASAEDSFGIATFEQIELGDVYADLADHLLAELPPALRDGVIEIFGVLRERRWVYATAIARARYLLTVIQNDSDPQAAGAAIFELGLVPDFALFTDLRSVRTWTTRNLESTATLVDSARPARQRVVELQLTDPAFRARLADFLATASASAEAAGLTDPRRWARRIVVDRVNWRFSFQQWPLRQVQADVALRITVGELDLPRAGTDPQHVNDPVLQNISGQLYLPTGTHGRNVLPVSFQVEPDPRQVTGLAKFAVELVPEEGGPTGVATKVKVSTLAKSTYRANLRNLRAAGLTAGWHYVRVLPVDSEGIPLPVETTQPDQPGNESDRFFVVPDGDVDEPEPRQNRRDVGLTHALLRCAFDAPGDAVEVHHRAWQHDGDLVEVSFGTAGRVTIPLSPVLTRIQRAILANPRRLAHWRVSSGIGADSGATEAQSLAWPDHLTEVVERFHTARHSVFTAVRGDQEYIVEGCDLREIRETSREYAERYAELIAWQLRRAERASPDELPARLRELSEILRVDTIAVEHVDAYGVRSEVLLVAPTHPLRLLWLVTWAELGQRWLSDVRDQDPEAAESAQAALFQLTPTGFPLTVPRSGGRLAVAAEGPFTYWGVYLPSDTADPQDVLAGVAATLRLPDPAGQPDAGLTGRRLADRIERYLRLHPYVTTLALNAVNAGRAEHLAAALVELQGRAECADLSYDIRLFLPNPGHPDAGAALADLLGGTWSSVAEAEAFHMPVPGIVPKLSVALRPIAEFRSAAGDTSAHLTVLFDAFGGEQIDAAPAAPPVPAPVHGLRQDLVSEYGQDAELTSWRKLPRHGPAYSLPGAEELSDLLSSLPALISASTATVATGEPGAQSVPRITLSLTAQDRALIHKAHTVSDWVLTIDRTLGLDYFDEPGSGERHHYVIDHDSDLGNPLDHHVVISSRSVEELRALLDPVIRQHGFPVHERHVASFFDQLRLLSGRLAFKLASTAPTQRTEVFGLALARLYLDYQGVLSDQVLLPLDSHLDLYQETRRRADAVGERTRLHRSDLALFSLDARRRTITCRLVEVKCYSTLADPGAYQHLKDRMQAQLDGSQRVLAELFDPEHRQPDRVDRVLHNHRLATVLRFYLDRAVRHRIMHAAAAREARWLVDRLDDGYHLEFTRTGLIFDLNGHGCDTEHEGGTEFHRVGRELIQELIAAIPTDPASLTAEHPDGTTLAGEDLSVPRLWTAAFRAPSRSHDVPADDTVIPAYATAVNDGPPLPPDVSIDAVTRSAALGRDDGQPDAAADESEPSISDPTETGQPGREPAALAEGEPTIDGVPHQAVAPAVESPDTDPGSRDTNAIGTVVRPDVVLGATRDSPQFGLLGESAGLRVALDLNETHTISLFGVQGGGKSYTLGTIMEMALLPTPPVNVVPHPLATIVFHYSQTQEYAPEFTSMVEPNDDPDQVRELQTKYGIAPEGLSDVVMLVPEDQLEQRRAEYPQLIVQPLKFGSAELRAEHWRFLMGAVGNQSTYIRQLQRIMRAHRNDLRIDVIRQGIDSSGLPDHLKQLAHQRLDLATEYVDDDARIRELVRPGRMIIVDLRDEFIEKDEALGLFVVLMQLFAEAQNGGRRFNKLVVFDEAHKYIDSPDLVAGLVESVREMRHKGMSVLVASQDPPSVPISLIELSNHVILHKFTSPAWLKHLQKANAALSELTPGKMADLAPGEAYVWSSRATNRSFTTKAIKIRARQRITKHGGGTKTAVEALPPGGP is encoded by the coding sequence GTGAGCACGGGGCTACGAGAACTGACCGAGGACGACCTCGACAACGCGCTGGAGCGACTGCTCGCTCCCCGGCTGGTCGACATGCTCCGTCACCGGGCACCGGGTCACTGCATGCGGAACACCGATCTCGACGTGGCGCTCGCAAGCCGGCTCTGCGACGGTGTCCGCCGCGCATTGGGTCCCGACGGGCAGGTGTACGTGCTGGCCGGTGCGGACTCCGCCGCCAGCGACAACGCCGTCACCAGCACCAAGCTGATCGAGCTACGGAACCCCGACGTGCACGGCGACCCCCGGCCGCCGCTGCTGGTCTTCGTCCCCCCGGGCACCCGCGCCAGCGCCGAGGACTCCTTCGGCATCGCCACCTTCGAGCAGATCGAACTCGGCGACGTCTACGCCGACTTGGCCGACCACCTGCTGGCGGAGCTTCCCCCAGCGCTGCGCGACGGCGTGATCGAGATCTTCGGAGTGCTCCGGGAGCGCCGGTGGGTTTATGCCACGGCGATCGCCCGTGCCCGCTACCTGCTCACCGTCATTCAGAACGACAGCGACCCACAGGCCGCCGGAGCGGCGATCTTCGAACTCGGCCTGGTCCCCGACTTCGCGCTCTTCACCGACCTGCGCAGCGTCCGCACCTGGACCACCCGCAACCTGGAGAGCACCGCCACCCTCGTCGACTCGGCCAGGCCCGCGCGGCAGCGGGTCGTCGAGTTGCAACTCACCGACCCGGCGTTCCGGGCGCGGCTGGCCGACTTCCTCGCTACGGCCAGCGCGTCGGCGGAGGCCGCCGGCTTGACCGATCCCCGCCGCTGGGCTCGCCGGATCGTCGTCGACCGAGTTAACTGGCGATTCTCCTTCCAGCAGTGGCCGCTGCGCCAGGTACAGGCCGACGTCGCGCTCCGGATCACGGTCGGCGAGCTGGACCTGCCGCGCGCCGGCACCGACCCCCAGCACGTCAACGACCCGGTACTCCAGAACATCAGTGGCCAGCTCTACCTACCGACCGGAACGCACGGTCGGAACGTGCTTCCGGTCAGCTTCCAGGTCGAGCCGGACCCACGACAGGTCACCGGGCTGGCCAAGTTCGCCGTGGAGCTCGTCCCCGAGGAGGGCGGCCCGACGGGCGTGGCTACCAAGGTCAAGGTCAGTACCCTCGCCAAGTCGACGTACCGGGCGAATCTCAGGAACCTCCGCGCGGCCGGGCTGACCGCGGGCTGGCACTACGTACGGGTACTGCCGGTCGACTCAGAAGGCATCCCGCTTCCGGTCGAGACCACCCAGCCCGACCAGCCCGGCAACGAGAGCGACCGCTTCTTCGTCGTGCCCGACGGGGACGTCGACGAGCCGGAGCCGCGACAGAACCGACGCGATGTCGGGCTCACCCACGCCCTCCTACGCTGCGCTTTCGACGCGCCCGGTGACGCCGTCGAGGTACACCATCGGGCCTGGCAACACGACGGTGATCTCGTCGAGGTCAGCTTCGGGACCGCCGGTCGCGTCACCATCCCGCTCTCGCCGGTGTTGACCCGGATCCAGCGCGCTATCCTCGCCAATCCCAGACGTCTCGCCCATTGGCGGGTGTCGTCCGGCATCGGTGCCGACTCGGGCGCAACGGAAGCGCAGTCGCTGGCGTGGCCTGACCACCTCACCGAGGTGGTCGAGCGATTCCACACCGCGCGACACAGCGTCTTCACTGCTGTCCGAGGTGACCAGGAGTACATCGTCGAAGGCTGCGACCTGCGCGAGATCCGGGAAACCAGTCGGGAGTACGCCGAGCGCTATGCCGAGCTGATCGCCTGGCAGCTACGGCGAGCCGAACGCGCCTCGCCCGACGAACTCCCCGCCCGCCTGCGCGAGCTCTCCGAGATTCTCCGGGTGGACACCATCGCCGTCGAACATGTGGACGCGTACGGTGTCCGCTCCGAAGTCCTGCTGGTCGCTCCCACCCACCCCCTCCGCCTTCTTTGGCTGGTTACGTGGGCCGAATTGGGTCAGCGCTGGCTCAGCGACGTCCGGGATCAGGACCCGGAGGCGGCGGAAAGCGCGCAGGCGGCGTTGTTCCAGCTCACTCCCACCGGCTTTCCCCTTACCGTCCCGCGTTCGGGCGGTCGTCTAGCGGTGGCGGCGGAAGGTCCATTCACCTACTGGGGGGTCTATCTGCCATCGGACACCGCCGACCCGCAGGATGTCCTGGCGGGCGTCGCCGCCACCCTCCGACTGCCGGACCCGGCCGGACAGCCGGATGCCGGCCTGACCGGTCGACGACTCGCTGATCGCATCGAGCGTTACCTGCGGCTTCACCCCTACGTCACGACGCTGGCCCTGAACGCGGTAAACGCCGGCCGGGCCGAACACCTCGCGGCCGCCCTCGTCGAGTTGCAGGGTCGAGCCGAATGCGCGGACCTCAGCTACGACATCCGGCTCTTCCTGCCCAACCCGGGTCACCCCGACGCCGGAGCCGCTCTCGCCGACCTACTGGGCGGTACCTGGAGCAGCGTGGCCGAGGCGGAAGCATTCCATATGCCGGTCCCGGGCATCGTGCCGAAACTCTCGGTCGCGCTGCGGCCGATCGCCGAGTTTCGATCCGCAGCCGGAGACACCTCGGCACATCTGACCGTGCTCTTCGACGCGTTCGGTGGCGAGCAGATCGACGCGGCACCCGCAGCGCCGCCTGTTCCCGCGCCCGTCCACGGGCTCCGCCAAGACCTGGTCTCAGAGTACGGGCAGGACGCCGAGTTGACCTCGTGGCGGAAACTGCCCAGACACGGTCCGGCCTACTCGCTGCCGGGGGCCGAGGAGCTCTCCGACCTGCTCTCGTCACTTCCAGCGCTGATCTCCGCGAGCACCGCCACCGTCGCTACCGGCGAGCCTGGTGCGCAGTCGGTGCCACGGATCACTCTCTCCCTGACCGCGCAGGACCGCGCGCTGATCCACAAAGCGCATACTGTCAGCGACTGGGTGCTTACCATCGACCGTACTCTCGGCCTCGACTACTTCGACGAGCCGGGGAGCGGCGAGCGCCACCACTACGTGATCGACCACGACTCGGACCTGGGTAATCCGCTAGACCATCACGTGGTGATCAGCAGCCGATCCGTCGAGGAGTTGCGGGCGCTGCTCGACCCCGTCATCCGACAACACGGCTTTCCGGTCCACGAACGGCACGTCGCCTCGTTCTTTGATCAGCTTCGGCTTCTTTCCGGACGGCTCGCCTTCAAACTCGCCTCGACCGCGCCGACCCAGCGGACCGAAGTGTTCGGTCTTGCCTTGGCACGGCTGTACCTCGACTATCAGGGAGTCCTGTCGGACCAGGTGCTGCTTCCGCTGGACTCTCACCTGGATCTCTACCAGGAGACGCGCCGCCGTGCCGACGCCGTCGGCGAACGCACCCGGCTGCACCGGAGCGATCTCGCCCTGTTCAGCCTGGATGCTCGTCGTCGGACGATCACCTGCCGGCTGGTGGAGGTGAAGTGTTATTCGACGCTGGCTGACCCGGGTGCCTACCAGCACTTGAAGGATCGGATGCAGGCGCAGCTCGACGGTAGCCAGCGTGTTCTGGCTGAGCTCTTCGACCCTGAACACCGCCAGCCAGACCGAGTGGATCGGGTGCTGCACAACCACCGGCTGGCCACGGTCCTCCGCTTCTACCTCGATCGGGCAGTCCGCCATCGGATCATGCATGCGGCAGCAGCACGCGAAGCGCGGTGGCTCGTCGACCGGCTTGACGACGGCTACCACCTCGAGTTCACCCGCACCGGCTTGATCTTCGACCTCAATGGTCACGGTTGTGACACCGAGCACGAGGGAGGTACCGAGTTTCACCGGGTGGGCCGGGAACTGATCCAGGAGCTGATAGCGGCAATCCCCACAGACCCCGCCAGCCTCACCGCCGAGCACCCCGACGGGACGACGTTGGCCGGAGAAGACCTCTCCGTTCCCCGGCTCTGGACGGCGGCGTTCCGGGCACCGTCACGCAGCCACGACGTCCCCGCCGACGACACTGTTATCCCCGCCTACGCCACGGCTGTCAATGACGGCCCGCCACTGCCGCCGGACGTTTCGATCGACGCGGTAACCCGGTCGGCAGCCCTTGGCAGGGACGACGGCCAACCCGACGCCGCTGCCGACGAGAGCGAGCCATCCATCTCCGACCCGACCGAAACCGGACAACCCGGTCGGGAGCCGGCCGCTCTCGCCGAGGGCGAACCGACGATCGACGGAGTACCCCATCAGGCCGTCGCGCCCGCCGTCGAGTCTCCGGACACCGACCCAGGCTCCAGGGACACGAACGCAATCGGCACGGTGGTTCGCCCGGACGTGGTCTTGGGCGCAACCCGCGATTCGCCTCAATTCGGGTTGTTAGGCGAGAGTGCCGGCCTCAGGGTGGCACTCGATCTGAACGAGACCCACACCATCAGTCTCTTCGGTGTCCAAGGCGGTGGAAAGAGCTACACCCTTGGCACGATCATGGAAATGGCCCTGCTTCCGACGCCACCGGTAAACGTGGTGCCCCACCCACTGGCGACCATCGTCTTCCACTACAGTCAGACACAAGAGTACGCCCCGGAATTCACGAGCATGGTCGAGCCGAATGACGACCCCGACCAAGTACGTGAGCTCCAGACCAAATACGGCATCGCCCCCGAAGGGCTTTCCGACGTCGTCATGCTGGTGCCGGAGGATCAGCTTGAGCAACGCCGAGCCGAGTACCCGCAACTGATTGTGCAGCCGCTGAAGTTCGGCTCCGCTGAGCTGCGCGCCGAGCATTGGCGTTTTCTCATGGGTGCAGTGGGCAACCAGTCGACGTACATCCGGCAACTACAACGGATCATGCGGGCACATCGAAACGATCTCCGAATCGACGTCATCCGGCAGGGGATCGACAGTTCGGGCCTGCCGGATCATCTCAAGCAGCTGGCGCATCAGCGCCTCGATCTGGCCACCGAATACGTCGACGACGACGCTCGCATCAGGGAGCTGGTCCGCCCCGGCCGCATGATCATCGTCGACCTCCGTGACGAGTTCATCGAAAAGGACGAGGCACTTGGGCTCTTCGTGGTGCTCATGCAGCTCTTCGCCGAGGCTCAAAACGGTGGACGACGATTTAACAAACTCGTGGTCTTCGACGAGGCACACAAGTACATCGACAGCCCGGACCTGGTCGCGGGCCTGGTGGAGAGCGTACGAGAGATGCGACACAAGGGCATGAGTGTCCTGGTCGCCAGCCAAGACCCACCGTCCGTACCCATCTCGCTGATCGAGCTCTCCAATCATGTGATCCTGCACAAGTTCACGTCGCCCGCGTGGCTCAAGCACTTGCAAAAGGCGAACGCCGCATTGTCGGAGCTCACTCCAGGCAAGATGGCCGACCTGGCACCGGGTGAAGCGTACGTCTGGTCGAGCCGAGCCACGAACCGCTCCTTCACCACCAAGGCGATCAAGATCCGAGCTCGACAGCGCATCACCAAACACGGCGGAGGTACGAAGACAGCCGTGGAGGCACTGCCTCCGGGCGGCCCCTGA
- the mads6 gene encoding methylation-associated defense system protein kinase MAD6, with the protein MAQIVGGGPPVNDAERKVVALLRDHAPDDWSVLHNIEVRGRAGIFEIDLVVITPHAVWLVDVKGTAGRIEVAGARWYPSGRDAFGSPAAKLRQHARVVADLLRRQHAALNRVYVGALVVLTADNAKLIDQVGNDAEDTVTLPDLVDALGDPTRVRTGFPRDVRGHHAAIISALHGIVDLPTGPQRFGNWEVRERLGGDDIVTEYRAVNSATRHSGDSALLRVYRADPFLPEEERRAEERQIANAYDALTRMGGHPCVVGRRDFFPIEDGSAFVLVLDDVAGQPLRTYLDNPRAALAADAKLRVVVDVLRGLAHAHRNRVVHRALSPTTVLITESGRALLTGFDYARPAGPPRDPTVLRLLADALDEQYVAPECQAHPEKMTTASDVYAAGVIAYRVLTGELPFTSSTDQFERGSVLPDAPMAEAGLSAGLSALLKRMCAQAPSARPSADEALDEMQAALGRRREPPTPPPADPAGPGGADEPDFWRLPEGYPLTPKYTVRRRLGRGQSSVAYQVYDDLAGADRAVKLVLRDRESVIERLRHEYKILAKLPPHPNVVKVEVADYLHGRQIPYLAFEYVEGRDVKALLADKSLGPADALALAADVARGLVFLHQNGVYHCDIKPANLYWSERGAKIIDFNIALHSESTLSPPGGTPRYVAPDLRGNRHLDQADLADRDVYALGVTLYELLTGGGYPWDAAQPVPGEPPRDPRNFIGLGDLADPVAKMVCRAIAPRRSDRYGSAERFLAALGEIREIRTAPPPPPVPEPAPETTGANSFVDYLQTLYSQSVRSNAGTRGKDTQKLYVETALDDRLRPAVLSGDHDLVIITGNAGDGKTAFLERLAEQAAERGAVTGPPRSNGVDFQLPSGRWCRINYDGSQDEGDTTNDEVLQAFFAPFAGRDASAWPQDETRLIAINEGRLVDFLSTEEKAYPKLAELVRAGLRGSRPQRGPWWSTSTGEACSPRPPNFRSRSSIGC; encoded by the coding sequence ATGGCACAAATCGTCGGTGGCGGTCCCCCGGTCAACGACGCAGAACGCAAGGTCGTCGCCCTGCTGCGGGATCACGCCCCCGACGATTGGTCCGTCCTGCACAACATCGAGGTGCGTGGCCGAGCCGGCATCTTCGAGATCGACCTGGTGGTGATCACGCCGCACGCAGTCTGGCTGGTTGACGTCAAGGGCACCGCCGGCCGAATCGAGGTGGCCGGCGCGCGATGGTATCCGTCCGGTCGGGACGCCTTCGGCTCCCCCGCGGCCAAGCTGCGGCAGCACGCCCGGGTGGTCGCCGACCTGCTGCGCCGGCAACACGCCGCACTCAACCGGGTCTACGTCGGCGCGCTCGTGGTGTTGACCGCCGACAACGCGAAGCTGATCGACCAGGTCGGCAACGACGCCGAGGACACCGTCACCCTGCCCGACCTGGTCGACGCCCTGGGCGACCCGACCCGCGTACGCACCGGCTTCCCCCGGGACGTCCGAGGCCATCATGCGGCGATCATCAGCGCCCTGCACGGCATCGTCGACCTGCCCACCGGCCCGCAGCGCTTCGGCAACTGGGAGGTGCGGGAGCGCCTCGGCGGTGATGACATCGTCACCGAATACCGGGCGGTCAACTCCGCCACTCGGCACTCCGGGGACTCGGCCCTGCTCCGGGTCTACCGGGCCGATCCGTTCCTGCCGGAGGAGGAGCGGCGGGCCGAGGAACGCCAGATCGCCAACGCCTACGACGCGCTGACCCGGATGGGCGGCCACCCGTGCGTGGTGGGGCGGCGGGACTTCTTTCCCATCGAGGACGGCAGCGCGTTCGTGCTCGTCCTCGACGACGTGGCCGGGCAGCCGCTCCGGACGTACCTGGACAATCCCCGGGCCGCGCTAGCTGCGGACGCGAAGCTCCGTGTGGTGGTCGACGTGCTGCGCGGTCTCGCCCACGCCCACCGCAACCGGGTGGTCCACCGGGCGCTCAGCCCCACCACCGTGCTGATCACCGAGAGCGGGCGGGCGCTGCTGACCGGTTTCGACTACGCCCGCCCGGCCGGGCCGCCCCGAGACCCCACCGTGCTGCGGCTCCTCGCCGACGCGCTCGACGAGCAGTACGTGGCCCCGGAGTGCCAGGCGCACCCGGAGAAGATGACCACCGCCTCCGACGTGTACGCGGCAGGTGTCATCGCCTACCGGGTGCTCACCGGGGAGTTGCCCTTCACCTCCTCCACCGACCAGTTCGAACGCGGCAGCGTCCTCCCTGACGCACCGATGGCGGAAGCAGGGCTGTCGGCGGGGCTCAGCGCGCTGCTCAAGCGGATGTGTGCGCAGGCCCCGTCGGCCCGGCCCAGCGCCGACGAGGCGCTCGACGAGATGCAGGCGGCGCTCGGGCGACGTCGGGAGCCGCCGACGCCGCCCCCGGCCGACCCCGCCGGCCCAGGCGGAGCGGACGAGCCGGACTTCTGGCGCCTGCCGGAAGGGTATCCGCTGACCCCGAAGTACACGGTGCGCCGCCGGTTGGGGCGCGGCCAGTCCAGCGTGGCCTACCAGGTCTACGACGACCTGGCCGGGGCCGACCGGGCGGTGAAGCTGGTGCTCCGGGACCGGGAGTCGGTGATCGAGCGGCTCCGCCACGAGTACAAGATCCTCGCCAAGCTGCCGCCGCACCCGAACGTGGTAAAGGTCGAGGTCGCCGACTACCTGCACGGCCGGCAGATCCCCTACCTCGCCTTCGAGTACGTCGAGGGGCGGGACGTCAAGGCGTTGCTCGCCGACAAGTCGTTGGGCCCGGCCGACGCGCTGGCGCTCGCCGCCGACGTGGCACGCGGCCTGGTCTTCCTGCACCAGAACGGCGTCTACCACTGCGACATCAAGCCGGCCAACCTCTACTGGAGCGAACGCGGCGCGAAGATCATCGACTTCAACATCGCGCTGCACAGCGAATCCACCCTCTCGCCGCCCGGGGGCACTCCCCGGTACGTCGCCCCGGACCTTCGCGGTAACCGCCACCTCGACCAGGCCGACCTTGCCGACCGGGACGTCTACGCGCTCGGCGTGACGCTCTACGAGTTGCTGACCGGCGGCGGCTACCCCTGGGATGCGGCGCAACCCGTACCCGGAGAGCCGCCGCGTGATCCGCGCAACTTCATCGGCCTCGGTGACCTGGCCGATCCGGTCGCCAAGATGGTCTGCCGAGCTATCGCGCCGCGTCGTAGCGATCGCTACGGCAGCGCCGAGCGGTTCCTCGCTGCTCTCGGCGAGATCCGGGAGATCCGCACGGCACCGCCCCCGCCGCCCGTTCCGGAGCCAGCCCCGGAGACCACCGGCGCGAACTCCTTCGTCGACTATCTTCAGACGCTCTACAGCCAGAGCGTCCGCAGCAACGCCGGCACCCGGGGCAAGGACACCCAGAAGCTCTACGTGGAGACCGCGCTGGACGACCGGCTTCGCCCGGCGGTGCTCAGCGGCGATCACGACCTGGTGATCATCACCGGGAACGCGGGTGACGGCAAGACCGCGTTCTTAGAGCGACTCGCCGAGCAGGCCGCCGAGCGGGGCGCGGTGACCGGTCCGCCGCGCTCCAACGGCGTCGACTTCCAGCTCCCCAGCGGTCGCTGGTGCCGGATCAACTACGACGGCAGCCAGGACGAGGGGGACACCACCAACGACGAGGTGCTCCAGGCGTTCTTCGCGCCCTTCGCCGGAAGGGACGCGTCGGCCTGGCCGCAGGACGAGACCCGGCTCATCGCCATCAACGAGGGCCGGCTGGTCGATTTTCTGAGCACTGAGGAGAAGGCGTACCCGAAGCTGGCCGAGTTGGTCCGGGCCGGGCTACGGGGGAGCCGACCCCAGCGCGGACCGTGGTGGTCAACCTCAACCGGCGAAGCCTGCTCGCCCCGACCTCCGAACTTCAGGAGTCGATCTTCGATCGGTTGCTGA
- the mads7 gene encoding methylation-associated defense system protein MAD7, with translation MGLKQQDTDFRHPGISYIDYKLLDMDRVLTAFLMRLHHGGAPSRVSRSADLTVDHYAEEMSGREENRHLFEGFDAETTRRWVESHLIDMVNRGKPTQKIAGLRPLYGYTYRLRNARHSRPYGADEHLYELLRHASAGRDGDTLRLLREFFFPDLNGALGPLTTDVDVETQALISLVEAVKNKVTDTRDNRARMSYPPLLPDSAQLLADDVVRLLYHRRFIPRSVMIDYLKILFAFHLGLYHLRLLKTLPALTAGQIPESQHGFFLDVGGTPNSPAAKLAQRSAQTWYARIPDFVRSSYLVKKLDDFARHLQRRGKRVTGAEGPVPVVDLLRLLGPSWNKDRDAFGTYKLTGLLESTAADDREREIREIIDLGLDDFTTYVEIVTAYKVNFHRKYLTECLDALLLKNRSGAMIAQPRRGQRRFVLDGRLLEVLLQIALLTPAPGGGMRTAELRVDEFLAILRNRYGLYVDRLPPGDGFDRATITDHAALRANLDAFVSRLREIGFYSDLSDAYLSQTITPRYVVNTDGTTR, from the coding sequence ATGGGGCTGAAGCAACAGGACACCGACTTCCGTCACCCCGGGATCAGCTACATCGACTACAAGCTGCTCGACATGGACCGGGTGCTGACCGCTTTCCTGATGCGGCTGCACCACGGCGGCGCGCCGAGCCGGGTCTCCCGCAGCGCCGACCTCACCGTTGACCACTATGCCGAGGAGATGAGCGGGAGGGAGGAGAACCGGCACCTCTTCGAGGGCTTCGACGCGGAGACCACCCGGCGGTGGGTGGAGAGCCACCTGATCGACATGGTGAACCGCGGCAAGCCGACCCAGAAGATCGCCGGCCTCCGGCCGCTGTACGGCTACACCTACCGACTGCGCAACGCCCGGCACTCCCGTCCCTACGGAGCTGACGAACATCTCTACGAATTGCTCCGGCACGCTTCGGCGGGCCGCGACGGCGACACCCTGCGACTGCTGCGCGAGTTCTTCTTCCCCGACCTGAACGGTGCGCTCGGTCCATTGACCACCGACGTCGACGTGGAGACCCAGGCGCTGATCAGCTTGGTGGAAGCGGTCAAGAACAAGGTGACCGACACCCGGGACAACCGGGCACGCATGTCGTACCCGCCGTTGTTGCCGGACTCGGCGCAGCTTCTCGCCGACGACGTGGTTCGGCTGCTCTACCACCGACGGTTCATCCCCCGTAGCGTCATGATCGACTATCTCAAGATCCTCTTCGCCTTTCATCTGGGGCTCTACCACCTGAGGCTGCTCAAGACCCTGCCGGCGCTCACCGCTGGCCAGATCCCCGAGTCCCAGCACGGCTTCTTCCTCGACGTCGGTGGGACGCCGAACAGTCCAGCGGCGAAGCTCGCACAGCGCAGCGCGCAGACCTGGTACGCGCGGATCCCGGACTTTGTCCGGTCCAGCTACCTGGTCAAGAAGCTCGACGACTTCGCTCGGCATCTCCAGCGGCGCGGCAAACGGGTCACGGGTGCGGAGGGACCGGTGCCGGTGGTCGACCTGCTCCGCCTGCTCGGGCCGAGCTGGAACAAGGACCGGGACGCCTTCGGCACCTACAAGCTGACCGGACTGCTGGAGAGCACTGCGGCAGACGACCGGGAGCGGGAGATCAGAGAGATCATCGATCTAGGGCTCGACGACTTCACCACCTACGTCGAGATCGTCACCGCCTACAAGGTCAACTTCCACCGCAAGTACCTCACCGAGTGCCTCGACGCGCTGTTGCTGAAGAACCGCTCGGGCGCGATGATCGCCCAGCCCCGCCGAGGGCAGCGGCGCTTCGTCCTCGACGGTCGGCTACTCGAGGTGCTGTTGCAGATCGCCCTGCTCACGCCGGCGCCGGGCGGTGGCATGCGCACCGCCGAGCTCCGGGTCGACGAGTTCCTGGCGATCCTGCGGAACCGCTACGGCTTGTACGTGGACCGGCTGCCGCCCGGCGACGGCTTCGACCGGGCGACAATCACCGACCACGCCGCCCTGCGTGCCAATCTGGACGCCTTCGTCAGCAGGCTGCGGGAAATCGGCTTCTACTCCGACCTGTCGGATGCCTACCTCAGCCAAACCATAACCCCACGCTACGTGGTGAACACGGACGGGACGACGCGGTGA